One segment of Kogia breviceps isolate mKogBre1 chromosome 14, mKogBre1 haplotype 1, whole genome shotgun sequence DNA contains the following:
- the TCFL5 gene encoding transcription factor-like 5 protein isoform X1: protein MSGPGQREPPQAGGPAVPEGADAAPGEAGQGFTTTDLSLVEMTEIEYTQLQHILYSHMEATAADGELETRLNSAFLAAAAPGAAAGGFAASGGAASGGAPPVYPVLCPPALADSGFAGANQCLGHIDFQELRMMLLSEAGAPPAAEKTPGADGPGAGAPRLKASDGAGKENVEGAPETRAKSAVRVRLEDRFNSIPAESPPTPRGADPPEPGMALNNLVTLIRHPSELMNVPLHQQQNKCTTLVKNKTAAATTALQLTYPLLTASSCSTSGNSHLSQTQSSSNSCSVLEAAKHQDIGLPRAFSFCYQQEIESTKQTLGSRNKALPEQVWIKVGEEAPREQAVRKRSRSRIRRLDTDIERRALGELQNVGDGSPPARGAWQSVEPSRAPLGEQSQSGPQGGRAQRRERHNRMERDRRRRIRICCDELNLLVPFCNAETDKATTLQWTTAFLKYIQERHGDSLKKEFESVFCGKTGRRLKLTRPDSLVTCPTQESTE from the exons ATGTCAGGCCCCGGGCAGCGGGAGCCGCCGCAGGCGGGCGGGCCGGCGGTCCCCGAGGGCGCGGACGCAGCGCCGGGCGAGGCGGGGCAGGGTTTCACGACCACCGACCTGAGCCTTGTGGAGATGACCGAGATCGAGTACACGCAGCTGCAGCACATCCTCTACTCGCACATGGAGGCGACGGCGGCCGACGGCGAGCTCGAGACGCGCCTCAACTCGGCCTtcctggcggcggcggcgccgggcGCGGCGGCCGGGGGCTTCGCGGCGTCGGGGGGCGCGGCGTCGGGGGGCGCGCCGCCCGTGTACCCGGTGCTGTGCCCGCCTGCGCTGGCCGATAGCGGCTTCGCGGGCGCCAACCAGTGCCTGGGCCACATCGACTTCCAGGAGCTGCGCATGATGCTGCTGAGCGAGGCGGGCGCGCCCCCCGCCGCCGAGAAGACGCCGGGCGCCGACGGCCCGGGCGCCGGCGCACCCCGGCTCAAGGCGTCCGACGGCGCCGGCAAGGAGAACGTGGAGGGCGCGCCCGAGACGCGGGCCAAGTCGGCCGTGCGCGTCCGCCTGGAGGACCGCTTCAATAGCATCCCAGCCGAGTCCCCGCCAACCCCGCGCGGCGCGGATCCCCCCGAGCCCGGCATGGCGCTCAACAA TTTGGTAACTCTTATTCGCCATCCATCCGAATTAATGAATGTTCCTCTTcatcagcaacaaaacaaatgtacaacattagtgaaaaataaaactgctgcTGCAACTACTGCTCTGCAATTGACATACCCTCTGCTTACCGCCAGTAGTTGCTCTACTAGTGGAAATTCTCATCTTTCACAAACACAG AGTTCTAGTAACTCATGTTCTGTGCTTGAAGCTGCCAAGCATCAGGATATCGGATTGCCGAGggcattttctttctgttatcaGCAAGAAATCGAATCCACTAAACAGACTTTGGGTAGTAGAAACAAAGCTTTGCCTGAGCAGGTTTGGATTAAAGTAGGAG AAGAAGCGCCACGTGAACAAGCAGTGCGTAAGAGGAGTCGGAGTAGGATACGTCGGTTGGACACAGACATAGAGCGAAGAGCCCTGGGAGAGCTCCAGAATGTGGGTGACGGCTCCCCACCAGCGCGGGGCGCTTGGCAGTCGGTGGAGCCGTCCCGGGCCCCCCTCGGGGAGCAGAGCCAGAGCGGGCCCCAGGGGGGCAGGGCCCAGCGCAGGGAGAGACACAACCGCATGGAGAGAGATAGAAG GCGCAGAATCCGCATCTGCTGTGACGAGTTGAATCTTTTAGTCCCGTTCTGCAACGCCGAGACCGATAAGGCAACGACCCTGCAGTGGACCACAGCGTTCCtgaaatatattcaggaaagacATGGAGATTCTCTTAAAAAG GAATTTGAGAGTGTATTTTGCGGTAAAACTGGCAGAAGGCTAAAGCTGACCCGACCAGACTCCTTGGTGACGTGTCCCACACAGGAGAGTACAGAGTAG
- the COL9A3 gene encoding collagen alpha-3(IX) chain isoform X1, whose amino-acid sequence MRAAAELKVIEAKSRVDPSAPRLRAAPGAVSCGLGGPGGADRRFPHHKSFRTGAWDPLLVVELCLSCRKKNSDFGGLGSVGFVCTAVRGPGASSEERLEVIKGRAWPSALARWGPCRPSLPHPCPECLTCPAICPPGPPGPPGMPGFKGPTGYKGEQGEVGKDGEKGDPGPPGPPGIPGTVGLQGPRGLQGFPGLLGPPGDRGPIGFRGPPGIPGAPGKAGDRGRRGPEGLRGPKGDLGRPGPKGVPGVSGLVGEPGMPGKDGRDGLLGLDGEKGEAGRSGAPGEKGPNGLPGLPGRAGSKGEKGELGRAGELGEAGPSGEPGVPGDAGVSGERGEAGHRGSAGALGPQGPPGAPGVRGFQGRKGSVGDPGMPGPQGLRGGMGDRGPGGAAGPKGDQGIAGADGLPGDKGELGPGGPVGPKGESGGRGELGPKGIQGPNGTSGIDGVPGHPGPMGLQGVRGAPGVTGKPGVPGKEASEQRIRELCVGMVSEQIAQLAAHLRKPLAPGSIGRPGPAGPPGPPGPPGSVGHPGARGPPGYRGPTGELGDPGPRGNQGDRGDKGSAGEGLDGPDGDQGLQGPQGVPGVGKDGRDGAHGEPGLPGDPGLPGAAGVQGTPGICDTSACQGAVMGGGGEKSGPRSS is encoded by the exons ATGCGCGCAGCAGCAGAACTGAAGGTAATTGAAGCGAAATCACGTGTGGACCCATCGGCTCCTCGGCTCAGAGCGGCTCCTGGAGCTGTCAGCTGCGGGCTTGGCGGCCCTGGCGGCGCAGACAGAAGGTTTCCCCATCACAAAAGCTTCCGGACCGGAGCCTGGGACCCACTTTTAGTTGTTGAGCTTTGTCTCTCTTGTCGGAAGAAAAACAGTGACTTTGGAGGCCTGGGGTCCGTGGGCTTCGTTTGCACAGCTGTTCGCGGGCCGGGGGCCTCCTCGGAGGAGCGGCTGGAAGTTATTAAAGGGAGAGCCTGGCCCAGCGCGCTTGCCCGCTGGGGCCCCTGCCgcccttctctcccccacccgTGTCCTGAGTGCTTGACG TGCCCGGCCATCTGCCCGCCAGGCCCCCCGGGGCCCCCAGGAATGCCAGGGTTCAAG GGACCCACCGGCTACAAGGGGGAGCAAGGAGAAGTCGGCAAGGATGGCGAGAAG GGTGACCCTGGCCCCCCCGGGCCCCCTGGCATCCCAGGCACCGTGGGGCTGCAG GGTCCACGGGGCCTACAAGGATTTCCAGGGCTACTCGGACCCCCCGGGGACCGG GGTCCCATTGGATTCCGAGGGCCCCCCGGGATCCCAGGAGCCCCTGGGAAGGCG GGTGACAGAGGCCGGAGGGGCCCAGAGGGCTTGCGCGGCCCCAAGGGCGACCTC GGCAGGCCTGGTCCTAAAGGCGTCCCTGGCGTGTCCGGGCTGGTCGGAGAGCCG GGCATGCCGGGCAAGGATGGCCGGGACGGTTTGCTGGGACTCGATGGCGAGAAG GGAGAAGCTGGTCGCAGTGGTGCCCCAGGAGAGAAGGGTCCCAATGGGCTGCCG GGTCTCCCTGGACGAGCAGGGTCCAAGGGTGAGAAAGGAGAACTG GGCAGAGCTGGAGAGCTGGGCGAGGCTGGCCCCTCGGGAGAGCCCGGTGTCCCC GGAGACGCTGGTGTGTCCGGGGAGCGAGGCGAAGCTGGCCACAGGGGCTCAGCG GGGGCTCTGGGCCCACAAGGCCCCCCCGGAGCCCCTGGTGTCCGCGGTTTCCAG GGCCGGAAGGGCAGCGTGGGAGACCCCGGCATGCCCGGCCCCCAAGGCCTCCGAGGCGGCATGGGCGACCGG GGCCCGGGAGGAGCTGCAGGCCCCAAGGGCGACCAG GGCATCGCGGGCGCTGATGGCCTTCCCGGGGATAAAGGAGAACTG GGTCCCGGTGGCCCTGTCGGACCCAAAGGAGAG TCCGGCGGTCGAGGGGAGCTGGGTCCCAAGGGCATCCAGGGCCCCAACGGCACCAGCGGCATAGACGGCGTCCCAGGCCACCCTGGCCCCATGGGCCTCCAGGGCGTGCGAGGCGCGCCCGGCGTCACCGGGAAACCCGGAGTCCCG GGGAAGGAAGCCAGCGAGCAGCGCATCAGGGAGCTCTGTGTGGGGATGGTCAGCG AGCAAATCGCACAGCTAGCCGCACACTTGAGGAAGCCCTTGGCACCAGGGTCCATCGGTCGGCCGGGTCCCGCTGGCCCCCCCGGCCCCCCGGGGCCCCCAGGCTCCGTTGGTCACCCCGGGGCTCGAGGGCCCCCTGGATACCGTGGTCCCACCGGAGAGCTGGGAGACCCCGGACCCAGAG GAAACCAGGGGGACAGAGGAGACAAAGGCTCAGCTGGCGAGGGCCTGGATGGGCCTGACGGAGACCAAGGGCTGCAAG GACCGCAGGGCGTGCCCGGTGTCGGCAAAGACGGCCGCGACGGGGCCCACGGAGAGCCTGGGCTCCCTGGAGATCCTGGCCTTCCCGGTGCTGCTGGCGTTCAGGGGACCCCCGGCATCTGCGACACCTCCGCCTGCCAAGGAGCCGTgatgggagggggcggggaaaaATCAGGTCCCAGGAGCTCCTAA
- the TCFL5 gene encoding transcription factor-like 5 protein isoform X2, with translation MSGPGQREPPQAGGPAVPEGADAAPGEAGQGFTTTDLSLVEMTEIEYTQLQHILYSHMEATAADGELETRLNSAFLAAAAPGAAAGGFAASGGAASGGAPPVYPVLCPPALADSGFAGANQCLGHIDFQELRMMLLSEAGAPPAAEKTPGADGPGAGAPRLKASDGAGKENVEGAPETRAKSAVRVRLEDRFNSIPAESPPTPRGADPPEPGMALNNLVTLIRHPSELMNVPLHQQQNKCTTLVKNKTAAATTALQLTYPLLTASSCSTSGNSHLSQTQSSSNSCSVLEAAKHQDIGLPRAFSFCYQQEIESTKQTLGSRNKALPEQVWIKVGEAPREQAVRKRSRSRIRRLDTDIERRALGELQNVGDGSPPARGAWQSVEPSRAPLGEQSQSGPQGGRAQRRERHNRMERDRRRRIRICCDELNLLVPFCNAETDKATTLQWTTAFLKYIQERHGDSLKKEFESVFCGKTGRRLKLTRPDSLVTCPTQESTE, from the exons ATGTCAGGCCCCGGGCAGCGGGAGCCGCCGCAGGCGGGCGGGCCGGCGGTCCCCGAGGGCGCGGACGCAGCGCCGGGCGAGGCGGGGCAGGGTTTCACGACCACCGACCTGAGCCTTGTGGAGATGACCGAGATCGAGTACACGCAGCTGCAGCACATCCTCTACTCGCACATGGAGGCGACGGCGGCCGACGGCGAGCTCGAGACGCGCCTCAACTCGGCCTtcctggcggcggcggcgccgggcGCGGCGGCCGGGGGCTTCGCGGCGTCGGGGGGCGCGGCGTCGGGGGGCGCGCCGCCCGTGTACCCGGTGCTGTGCCCGCCTGCGCTGGCCGATAGCGGCTTCGCGGGCGCCAACCAGTGCCTGGGCCACATCGACTTCCAGGAGCTGCGCATGATGCTGCTGAGCGAGGCGGGCGCGCCCCCCGCCGCCGAGAAGACGCCGGGCGCCGACGGCCCGGGCGCCGGCGCACCCCGGCTCAAGGCGTCCGACGGCGCCGGCAAGGAGAACGTGGAGGGCGCGCCCGAGACGCGGGCCAAGTCGGCCGTGCGCGTCCGCCTGGAGGACCGCTTCAATAGCATCCCAGCCGAGTCCCCGCCAACCCCGCGCGGCGCGGATCCCCCCGAGCCCGGCATGGCGCTCAACAA TTTGGTAACTCTTATTCGCCATCCATCCGAATTAATGAATGTTCCTCTTcatcagcaacaaaacaaatgtacaacattagtgaaaaataaaactgctgcTGCAACTACTGCTCTGCAATTGACATACCCTCTGCTTACCGCCAGTAGTTGCTCTACTAGTGGAAATTCTCATCTTTCACAAACACAG AGTTCTAGTAACTCATGTTCTGTGCTTGAAGCTGCCAAGCATCAGGATATCGGATTGCCGAGggcattttctttctgttatcaGCAAGAAATCGAATCCACTAAACAGACTTTGGGTAGTAGAAACAAAGCTTTGCCTGAGCAGGTTTGGATTAAAGTAGGAG AAGCGCCACGTGAACAAGCAGTGCGTAAGAGGAGTCGGAGTAGGATACGTCGGTTGGACACAGACATAGAGCGAAGAGCCCTGGGAGAGCTCCAGAATGTGGGTGACGGCTCCCCACCAGCGCGGGGCGCTTGGCAGTCGGTGGAGCCGTCCCGGGCCCCCCTCGGGGAGCAGAGCCAGAGCGGGCCCCAGGGGGGCAGGGCCCAGCGCAGGGAGAGACACAACCGCATGGAGAGAGATAGAAG GCGCAGAATCCGCATCTGCTGTGACGAGTTGAATCTTTTAGTCCCGTTCTGCAACGCCGAGACCGATAAGGCAACGACCCTGCAGTGGACCACAGCGTTCCtgaaatatattcaggaaagacATGGAGATTCTCTTAAAAAG GAATTTGAGAGTGTATTTTGCGGTAAAACTGGCAGAAGGCTAAAGCTGACCCGACCAGACTCCTTGGTGACGTGTCCCACACAGGAGAGTACAGAGTAG
- the COL9A3 gene encoding collagen alpha-3(IX) chain isoform X2 → MAGAPALALLLLGQLLAATVAVTEAQKVGPRGPPGPRGPPGKPGKDGIDGEVGPPGLPGPLGPKGAPGKPGKPGEAGMPGLPGVDGLTGQDGPPGPKGTPGERGSLGPPGPPGLGGKGLPGSPGEAGVSGVPGGIGLRGPPGPSGLPGLPGPPGPPGPAGRPGVLPEGAADLQCPAICPPGPPGPPGMPGFKGPTGYKGEQGEVGKDGEKGDPGPPGPPGIPGTVGLQGPRGLQGFPGLLGPPGDRGPIGFRGPPGIPGAPGKAGDRGRRGPEGLRGPKGDLGRPGPKGVPGVSGLVGEPGMPGKDGRDGLLGLDGEKGEAGRSGAPGEKGPNGLPGLPGRAGSKGEKGELGRAGELGEAGPSGEPGVPGDAGVSGERGEAGHRGSAGALGPQGPPGAPGVRGFQGRKGSVGDPGMPGPQGLRGGMGDRGPGGAAGPKGDQGIAGADGLPGDKGELGPGGPVGPKGESGGRGELGPKGIQGPNGTSGIDGVPGHPGPMGLQGVRGAPGVTGKPGVPGKEASEQRIRELCVGMVSEQIAQLAAHLRKPLAPGSIGRPGPAGPPGPPGPPGSVGHPGARGPPGYRGPTGELGDPGPRGNQGDRGDKGSAGEGLDGPDGDQGLQGPQGVPGVGKDGRDGAHGEPGLPGDPGLPGAAGVQGTPGICDTSACQGAVMGGGGEKSGPRSS, encoded by the exons ATGGCCGGAGCCCCCGCCCTGGCCCTGCTCCTGCTTGGGCAGCTGCTGGCCGCCACCGTGGCCGTGACCGAGGCGCAG AAAGTGGGACCTCGAGGCCCCCCTGGCCCCCGAGGACCACCTGGGAAGCCAGGCAAGGACGGCATTGAT GGAGAAGTTGGTCCTCCAGGGCTGCCTGGGCCCTTG GGACCGAAAGGGGCCCCGGGGAAGCCAGGGAAACCAGGAGAGGCCGGGATGCCGGGACTGCCTGGTGTGGAT gggCTGACCGGGCAGGATGGACCCCCTGGACCCAAGGGCACCCCCGGAGAACGG GGAAGTCTGGGACCCCCAGGGCCACCTGGGCTGGGG GGCAAAGGCCTCCCTGGATCCCCC ggagaggcaggggtgAGCGGCGTTCCAGGCGGAATTGGCCTCCGGGGCCCCCCG GGACCCTCTGGACTTCCAGGCCTCCCTGGCCCCCCGGGACCTCCCGGACCCGCT GGTCGCCCAGGGGTCCTTCCCGAAGGCGCTGCTGACCTTCAG TGCCCGGCCATCTGCCCGCCAGGCCCCCCGGGGCCCCCAGGAATGCCAGGGTTCAAG GGACCCACCGGCTACAAGGGGGAGCAAGGAGAAGTCGGCAAGGATGGCGAGAAG GGTGACCCTGGCCCCCCCGGGCCCCCTGGCATCCCAGGCACCGTGGGGCTGCAG GGTCCACGGGGCCTACAAGGATTTCCAGGGCTACTCGGACCCCCCGGGGACCGG GGTCCCATTGGATTCCGAGGGCCCCCCGGGATCCCAGGAGCCCCTGGGAAGGCG GGTGACAGAGGCCGGAGGGGCCCAGAGGGCTTGCGCGGCCCCAAGGGCGACCTC GGCAGGCCTGGTCCTAAAGGCGTCCCTGGCGTGTCCGGGCTGGTCGGAGAGCCG GGCATGCCGGGCAAGGATGGCCGGGACGGTTTGCTGGGACTCGATGGCGAGAAG GGAGAAGCTGGTCGCAGTGGTGCCCCAGGAGAGAAGGGTCCCAATGGGCTGCCG GGTCTCCCTGGACGAGCAGGGTCCAAGGGTGAGAAAGGAGAACTG GGCAGAGCTGGAGAGCTGGGCGAGGCTGGCCCCTCGGGAGAGCCCGGTGTCCCC GGAGACGCTGGTGTGTCCGGGGAGCGAGGCGAAGCTGGCCACAGGGGCTCAGCG GGGGCTCTGGGCCCACAAGGCCCCCCCGGAGCCCCTGGTGTCCGCGGTTTCCAG GGCCGGAAGGGCAGCGTGGGAGACCCCGGCATGCCCGGCCCCCAAGGCCTCCGAGGCGGCATGGGCGACCGG GGCCCGGGAGGAGCTGCAGGCCCCAAGGGCGACCAG GGCATCGCGGGCGCTGATGGCCTTCCCGGGGATAAAGGAGAACTG GGTCCCGGTGGCCCTGTCGGACCCAAAGGAGAG TCCGGCGGTCGAGGGGAGCTGGGTCCCAAGGGCATCCAGGGCCCCAACGGCACCAGCGGCATAGACGGCGTCCCAGGCCACCCTGGCCCCATGGGCCTCCAGGGCGTGCGAGGCGCGCCCGGCGTCACCGGGAAACCCGGAGTCCCG GGGAAGGAAGCCAGCGAGCAGCGCATCAGGGAGCTCTGTGTGGGGATGGTCAGCG AGCAAATCGCACAGCTAGCCGCACACTTGAGGAAGCCCTTGGCACCAGGGTCCATCGGTCGGCCGGGTCCCGCTGGCCCCCCCGGCCCCCCGGGGCCCCCAGGCTCCGTTGGTCACCCCGGGGCTCGAGGGCCCCCTGGATACCGTGGTCCCACCGGAGAGCTGGGAGACCCCGGACCCAGAG GAAACCAGGGGGACAGAGGAGACAAAGGCTCAGCTGGCGAGGGCCTGGATGGGCCTGACGGAGACCAAGGGCTGCAAG GACCGCAGGGCGTGCCCGGTGTCGGCAAAGACGGCCGCGACGGGGCCCACGGAGAGCCTGGGCTCCCTGGAGATCCTGGCCTTCCCGGTGCTGCTGGCGTTCAGGGGACCCCCGGCATCTGCGACACCTCCGCCTGCCAAGGAGCCGTgatgggagggggcggggaaaaATCAGGTCCCAGGAGCTCCTAA